The following coding sequences lie in one Gemmatimonadota bacterium genomic window:
- a CDS encoding VOC family protein gives MTAPALNATNLGCSITCTDLAASIRFYRDAIGFAVAQQFENEGKVVAAVIVAGNIQIVLNQDDGKLGWDRIKGQGCYLQINVPTYADVDSTAERIKANGGTLLSEPADRPWGARMFQFKDPDGFKLGVSTPLVA, from the coding sequence ATGACCGCTCCTGCGCTGAACGCGACCAACCTGGGCTGCTCCATCACCTGCACCGACCTCGCGGCCTCGATCCGCTTCTACCGCGATGCCATCGGGTTCGCCGTGGCGCAGCAATTCGAGAACGAGGGGAAGGTCGTCGCCGCCGTGATCGTCGCCGGCAACATCCAGATCGTTCTCAACCAGGACGACGGCAAGCTCGGCTGGGACCGGATCAAGGGGCAGGGCTGCTACCTGCAGATCAACGTCCCGACCTACGCCGACGTCGACAGCACGGCCGAGCGGATCAAGGCCAACGGCGGAACGCTGCTGAGCGAGCCGGCCGATCGCCCGTGGGGCGCGCGGATGTTCCAGTTCAAGGATCCCGACGGCTTCAAGCTCGGGGTGTCGACGCCGCTGGTGGCGTAG
- a CDS encoding cupin domain-containing protein → MDKVNLAEKFALITEHWRPKVVGELNGQEVKLAKFKGTFVWHQHDHEDELFLGVRGHFLVEFRNSVVELGPGEFLVVPRGVEHRTVADEEVEVLIFEPAATRNTGNVEDPTFTAPQGVRL, encoded by the coding sequence ATGGACAAGGTCAACCTCGCCGAGAAGTTCGCCCTGATCACAGAGCATTGGCGCCCCAAGGTCGTCGGCGAACTGAACGGGCAGGAGGTCAAGCTCGCGAAGTTCAAGGGAACGTTCGTGTGGCACCAGCACGACCACGAGGACGAGCTCTTCCTCGGCGTGCGCGGCCATTTCCTGGTCGAGTTCCGGAACAGCGTGGTGGAGCTCGGTCCCGGCGAGTTCCTCGTGGTACCGCGCGGCGTGGAACACCGCACGGTCGCGGACGAGGAGGTCGAGGTGCTGATCTTCGAGCCCGCCGCGACCCGGAACACGGGGAACGTCGAGGATCCGACGTTCACCGCACCCCAGGGCGTTCGGCTCTAG
- a CDS encoding phosphatidylethanolamine N-methyltransferase family protein: MSSGTHTPDTPRARTAGVIAPPPLIYGVPLLAGLLLNRWSPWPLVAGRATMPGALVLVLLGFIALPAVLAFRKARTHPEPWKPTKALVTVGPYRFSRNPMYVGFTLCYLGIAVWRNSVWPLLALPVVLAVMQVGVIHREERYLERLFGEDYRAYRARVRRWF, translated from the coding sequence ATGTCCTCCGGGACGCACACGCCAGACACCCCGCGCGCCAGGACCGCCGGAGTGATCGCCCCGCCGCCGCTCATCTACGGCGTCCCGCTGCTGGCAGGCCTGCTGCTCAACCGCTGGTCGCCGTGGCCGCTCGTCGCCGGACGCGCCACGATGCCGGGTGCGCTCGTGCTGGTACTCCTCGGCTTCATTGCACTCCCGGCCGTGCTCGCCTTCCGGAAGGCACGCACCCATCCCGAGCCCTGGAAGCCGACCAAGGCGCTGGTGACAGTCGGGCCGTATCGCTTCTCGCGGAACCCGATGTATGTCGGCTTCACGCTCTGCTATCTCGGCATCGCGGTCTGGCGGAACAGCGTCTGGCCACTGCTTGCCCTGCCGGTGGTGCTGGCGGTGATGCAGGTGGGGGTGATCCATCGCGAGGAACGCTATCTCGAGCGACTCTTCGGCGAGGACTACCGAGCGTATCGCGCGCGGGTGCGTCGCTGGTTCTGA